ACTATATAGTATGTTTTTACAAAGTTATGAGTGCATAGTAACATATAAAATATTAGATGAGTAAAATAGTTTATGAGGTGATAAATTGATTTATACTATAGTTCCGGTTAGAAATGAAGAAAATAGCATAGAAAGTACTTTAAAAATGCTCCTTAAAACAAAAACTGATAAAGTCTTAATTCTCTTAAATGGTTCTACAGATAATACTCTTAATAAGCTTTCAAAAATATGCAGTGATAAAATAGAACTTATATGTTTTAATAAGCCTCTTGGTCTTGATGTCCCCAGAGCTATAGGTGCATATTTTGCCTATAAGGAAAAAGCCTCTGCTTTTATATTTGTAGATGGTGATATGAAGGGAGATATATCTTCAAATATTAATGATATAATCATAGATATATCTAAAAATAAAGTCGATATGGCTCTTACAAACTGTTATCCTCATTTATATAGAAATAATAATTTATCTAAGGTTCTTTTAGCTTTTAGAAAACAATTTAATATTGAATTAGGTATCTTTAATAAAATAGGTTATGCAATTCCAAGTCATGGCCCACATGGAATATCAAAAAAACTTTTAGAAACTGTAGGTTTTAAAAGTATAGCTGTTCCGCCTATATCCTTAGCTCTTGCTGTAAAGAACGGATTAAATATAAAAATCTCTACTGAAATACCAAATTATAAATTAGGCTCTAACATTAAAGATGAATTTCATGCAAAACAAATTGCTAAAACAATTATAGGAGATTGTATTGAAGCTCTCAGTATTTATAGAGATGAAAAAGCTAGAAGGGGTTTTAATGATACTGTTTTCTTAGGATATCACAAAAATAGAAGATTTGACATTTTAGAATTTATTATAAATGCAGAATTAAAAAATTAAATTTTATATTGTCTATCAAATTTTTTATATAAATTCTTTGTAATATTTTTCTAAAAACTTATTTTGTAAATCTATGTTCTTAACTGCTCTTTTAAAATTTATATAATAATATAAATCACATGAAATATATTTTTCATAATAATAACAATTAGCTAGTCTCCAAAACTCATATGGAAACTGAAATATACATGCCATTATTTTAAGCTCATCTTTACTAATCAAACGTACATCATTATACCACTCTAATATTTTAAGTGCCCTATCAAAATCCCAATTAAACCTTATAATATTACTCATTATAAAAGATGCTAAATCAAAGCATCTAAGTTCAAACTTACAGTAATCAAAATTTATAATATTACATATATGATTATTATCTATAATGACATTATTAAAATTATAATTATTATGGCATAAAAAATTATATTTTCCCTCATTTTCAACAACTTCAAAGTATTTATTTTTTTGAAGTTGTTTTGCACATTCCATTGACATATTATATATTCTTTCAACATTTTCTAAAAATAATTTATCTATATAGGTTTTATTTGTTTTCATGTTTATTAAATTTTTTATATAAATAAAATCATCACATCTGTCTAAAAATATTTTAGGCCATTTTCCCAAATTAGAATTTTCCTGAAATTCTTTTCCCTCAGTATATCCCTTTGAAGCATTGTGAAATCTTCCTAATGTCCTAGAAGCTTTTTTTATTTCTATATCATTAAAATAACTACATTTTTTTCCATTTATCAATTTTATCATTACATATATATCATCTTTATATTTTACATATGGCTTTCCTTTACTTAAAAAATACCTATCTGTATAAGGAAAACCTCGTCTTGCTAAATATTCCTTTACTCCATGTAAAAAAAGAATTCTAGATTCAGTAAGATTTATTTTTTTTAAAATAAAATTTCCTTCATCTGTATCAACTAATATCCCAAAGTTTAAAAAAGTATATTTTTTTATTTTGAGCCCAAATCTCTTAATTACTTTATCAACCATATTAACCTTCTCACCTCCTATGTTATTAATAATATGTCTTTAAATTATCTATGGTTCAAAATGTATATGAAGAATTTTTATAATTTGCACAAAACGTAATAGTTTTGCATTATATATTTGTCTATAATTTTAAAAAAGTTTTTTAGCTTATCTTTTTTAGGGTAATAATAACTCTAAGGAGGTGAATCTAATGAGAAAGGTGGTTATTTTTACAAGTAATACTTGACCACATTGCCATACTGCAAAAGAGTATCTTTTGCAAAAGGGAATAAATTTTGAAGAACGAAATATCAATGAAGACCCTGATGCTAGAAGAGAACTGATTAAAAGAAGAATAATGGGTGTTCCTACAATATTCGTTGATGATGAAATAATAGTTGGCTTTGATAAAAAAAGACTTGAACAATTATTACAATAAATATAATCCCCTGTTTTTAAAACAGGGGATTTTTTATATAATTTGAACTTGTCACAATTTTATCACCTCAAAAATAATATAGTATTAAGCCAAAGAGCTTAATTTCTATATTAAGGAGGTTATTTTATATGGATTGCTATAGAAACGATTTTAGCCGTTGGCTTCCTTGGATAGTAATCTTTTTCTGCTGCTGCGACTTTGATGATATATTTGATGACTGGGAAGATTGGATTCCTTGGTTAATAGTTCTTTTCTGCTGCTGTAACAGACATTATTAAATTTTCCACCATACCCATATAAATATCTAAATACAATTTAAACTGTAACAATTTGTACATTTGTAAATATTATGATAGTGACCAACAGTTTTAATTTTCACCCAAGGAGGTGACGTAATGGGTAGATGTGGTGGTGGATTTTTCGATGACGACAATTTTATTTTCTTTATTATTATAGCTTTTTTGTTCCTATGTTTATGTAATGATTGGTAATATGGAAATTCTAGCTGGGCTCAGTCCCAGCTTTTATTTTTTTATTAATCACCGCTTTATATTCTACTGAATAATATAGTAGTGAGAAGTATATCTGGACTTACTCCAAGGAGGTGTAAAAATGGCGTCATATACTAAAAAAGACGCTTTTATACTATTTTTAATCTTAATACTACTTATTCTAGGTGCTGAAGATTAAATTATTTTATTGTCACAGTATATTCCAATTTGAATATTATATTACTAACTAAGGCATAAAAATTGTGCCTGTATATTATACAAGGAGGTATATATATGTCACTATTTAACGGTTTCTTTGATGATGATTGTATTGCGTTTTTACTCTTTCTAATATTAATTCTTCTAGTTCTAGGTACTTGTTGTGATCACTGCTAATTTTAAAGCTTTTATATTTTAAAACAAAAAAATAATACATATGCTGGGATAATATCCCAGCATATGTAAATATCTTCACTTGTTATACTACAGCTTCTCTCAAAATGCCATCTTAAGGAGGTGACAGTATGGGATTTTGTAACAGCAATTTCTTTGATGATGATTGCATGGCATTTCTATTATTCTTAATATTGATTCTTCTAGTTCTAGGTACTTGCTGTGATTAGTAATTTATATCAAATAAATCATTTTTTTAAAAGGAGGTTTAAATATGAGTTGTGGTCATAATGACTGCTGTATGGCATTTCTACTATTTTTAATTCTCATTTTGTTAGTTCTTTCCACTAATTGTGATTAATAGCAGCTTTTAAAAACTGCGTATTGTATTATAGATAGAACATTCCTTTCTCTTAAAGGAGGTGTATATATGGGATTATTTAATGGTGGTTTCTTTGATGACGATTGTATTGCGTTTTTACTCTTTTTAATATTAATTCTTTTAGTTCTAGGTACTTGTTGTGATTAGGAATTAATTTCTTTTTAAGCTGGAGTATGCCTCCAGCTTTATATTATATTTATATTTATTTTTCTAAAAAATATTACTAGTTCATATATATTTTTTACAGAATTTACAATTGTTTTACATTAATATTACAATGACAATTTTTATAAACTTCCATGTTATAATTTATTTAAGTAAATCATTTGGGATGGTGATATTACATGGAAGTTTTATTTATCATTATGAGCATAATCATTTATATACTACTTGACAAAGGGGAAAATCAGTCAGAATTTAAAAATAAAAGCATTTAAAATTTGGAATAAAACGTAGAGTCCAATAAATAAGAAAAATGACGATATTTTAAAATCTTTTAAAAATATAAAGAAAAAAGCGTCTTTGACACTTTTTCATTTCAATATTTATTTCTACTGTAAATTATCACTAAATTTATAGTAAATAGTTTTATAACTTAAACAAGTCCTAAGAACATAACTGTTTTAGTTACAATAAAACATACTGCTATAGCAGTAAAAGTAGGTATTAATACTGCTAATATAGACCATTTTATACTACCAGTTTCTTTTTTTATAGTCCATAAAGTAGTTCCACATGGAAAATGAAGTAGCGAAAATAACATGACATTTAATGCAGTTAACCAATTCCATCCATTTTCAATAAAAAGTTTTTTCATTTCTGTAAGACTATCAAGTTCAAGCATTGCTCCCTGAGACATATAACTCATTATAATAATTGGAATTACTATTTCATTTGCTGGCAGTCCAACTATAAAAGCCATCAATATAAATCCATCTAATCCTATTTCTCTAGCAAAAGGATCTATAAATGCAGCTATATGATTTAAAATATTTATATTTCCTATTTTTATATTTGCTAAAATCCAAATAATTAATCCTGCCGGTGCTGCTACAACTACCGCACGAGATAATACAAATATAGTTCTATCAATAAATGAAGTATATATAATCCTTCCTATTTGAGGTTTTCTATAAGGTGGCAGTTCTAGAGTAAAAGAAGATGGTATACCCTTTAAAATAGTCTTCGTCAAAATTTTTGAGATAACAAGCGTTATTGCTATTCCAAATACTACAAGTAGGCTTACAAATAATGCAGCCAATATACTGCTAAATTTACTAGCTACATTTTTACCAATAAAAATAGTTGCTAATGCTATAAGTGTTGGAAATCTACCATTACAGGGAACAAAATTATTAGTAAGTATTGCTATTAATCGTTCTCTTGGAGATTCTATTATTCTACAAGCAGTAACTCCTGCTGCATTACAACCAAAACCCATACACATAGTAAGTGCCTGCTTTCCATGTGCTCCTGCTTTTTTAAATAATTTATCAAGATTAAAAGCTACTCTCGGTAAGTATCCTAAATCTTCTAATAGAGTAAATAACGGAAAAAATATTGCCATAGGAGGCAGCATTACTGATACTACCCATGCAAGAGTTCTATACATTCCTAAAATCAAAATATCATGTAGCCAATTTGGAACTTTTACAGCTATAAAAAAAATTGATAATCTTTCTTCTATTCCAAATAATAATTTAGCTAAAATAGTTGATGGATAGTTTGCTCCTACAATAGTAATCCAAAATACTATTCCAAGCATTAATAACATTATTGGAAATCCAAAAATTTTTGATGTAAGTAAATCATCTACTTTTTTATCAAACTCTAATCTATTTTGATTTTTTTGTATTACAACTTTCTTTGCAATTGCTTTTGCATTTGAATATATATCTTTTATTATACTATCACTCAATCTACTATCTTGCATATTTTCTGCAATTTGAAAAATTTGCAATAGCTTTTCATATTCACCCACCTTTTGATTAATCATGTATATCCCTACTTCCCACAATCTCAATTGTCTTTTTTCCATAAATATACTCATTAATAGAATTTAAAATACTTTTATCTCCATCTATAATCCTTAACGCAACCCATCTTGAACTAAGTTTACCTTTTAAAATTTCATCTATTTTAGGTGCAATTTTTTCAACAGCTTTTTCTATATCCGGTGAATATATAACTTTCTTTGGATTAGGTATTTCTATTCCTAAAGCTACATTGTAAACTCGTTCCATGAGATTATTAAGCCCCTTACCTTCTCTTGCAACCGTAGCCACAACAGGAACTCCTAATTCCTTTTCCAAATACTTTATATCTATAAAAATTCCCTTTCTTTCTGCTTCATCAATTAAATTTATGCATAATATAACATTATCTGTAAGTTCCATAACTTGCAGCACCAAATTCAAATTTCTTTCAAGACATGTTGCATCAGCAACTACTATAGTTGCATCTGGTTTTCCAAAGCATATGAAATCTCTTGCAACTTCTTCTTCAACAGAATTAGCTAATAAAGAATATGTTCCCGGTAAATCCATCAATACAAATTTTTTATTCTTAAAATAAAAATGGCCTCTTGTATTTACTACTGTTTTACCCGGCCAATTTCCTGTATGCTGCTTTAATCCTGTCAGTGCATTAAAAACTGTACTTTTCCCTACATTAGGATTTCCTGCCAATGCAATCACAAATTCATCATTGCACTTTATATTAAACCTTTTCTTCAATCCTCTTCTGCCACAGGACTGACAAGTAAGCCCCATATTTACCCCCCCTATTAAGTTCAAAATTTCATATTGCAAGTTACAAATCTTCAGGTCAATCTTTTAAAGTCTTTAAAAAACTTTAATTCCCTAATTTTTAACTGTCTTTTATAACTCTTAACTGATTTTTAATCTAAAATTTCTACCTCTATTTGCTCAGCTTCTTCTTCTCTTAAAGCAATTTGTGCTCCTTGTATTTTATATGCTATAGGGTCTCCTAGAGGACTTTTTCTCACTACTTCAACTATTCCATCTGGAATAAAACCTAAATCCATCATTCTACGTCTTAAAAGACCATTAGAATGTAAAGTTACAACTTTAACTTTAGAACCAACAGATACTTCTGAAAGTAGTATTTTATCTTCTTTATTGTATTTTTTCAAAACACATCGTCCTTTCATAAAAATTAGCCAAAGCTGACAATTAATTTTTCATAATTATAATATGAATTTTTTTTTACTTTGTTACAAAAAAATTCCTTATACCACTTAGGTATAAGGTTAACTATATCCATTTTCAACTTTTCTTTTTAAACGATTTTTATTAATTTTTTTAATAAATAAAACTAATAAAAGTATCAGTACCGAAATAATTACAATTGTACCTCCCGAAGCTAATTCTAAATAAAAAGAAATAATAATTCCTGATATTACGGAAATTTCCGCAAATACAATAGAATAAAAAATTACATGTTTAAAACTCTTAGCAATCTGAAGACTCGTTGCAACTGGTATTATCATTAGAGATGATACTAAAAGTATCCCAACTATTCTCATCGATAATGTAATCGTAGATGCTACTAAAACTATAAAAAGTAAATTTATATAATTCACAGGTACTCCTGCTAATTTTGCTGATATCTCATCAAATGATATATAAAATAATTCTTTATACAAAAACTTTACAATTAAAATAATAAATAACCCTAAAACAAGTATAACCCATATATCTGCAGGCATTACTGCAGTTATACTTCCAAATAAATATCCAAACAAATCAACATTTAAAGATTTTGAAAGACTTATTAAAACTACTGCTAGTCCAATACCTGCTGATAGTATTATAGCTATTGATAATTCAACATATTCTCTATAATTTTTTCTCAGTTTTTCAATTCCTAAAGCTGCAAAAATTGAAAATATTAAAGCCATCGTCAATGGATATACTCCCGTCAATATACCTGCTGCCACACCTGATAATGCAATATGTGAAAGACTATCTCCTATTAATGACATTCTCCTAAGTACAATAAATATACCTATCAACGGACATAAAATTCCAACAACAACTCCAGCTAATAATGCTCTTTGCATAAATCCATATTGCAGTATTTCCATAATTGTTCAGACTCCTTCTAATGGTTATGATGATGTATTAACAATTTCATCTTTTCTCCATAAAATCTAGACAAAACATCTTTAAATGGTACATTACAACAGCTGTTGTGAACTATTAATTTACCACTACCCATGCAGGCTACTCTACTGACCTTTTCTGTAATAACTCCAATATCATGAGAAATCATAACTATTGTAATTTTCATTTCTTTATTAAGTCTTTCCAAAAGGTCATAAAATTCTAATTGAGAATTTATATCTATCCCAACAGTAGGTTCATCTAAAAAAATTATTTCTGGCTCACTTACTAAGGTTCTTGCAATAAATACTTTTTGCTGCTGTCCACCAGATAAATTTCCTATAAGTCGTTTTCCAAACTTATCCATTCCAACAATCTTTAAAACATCATAAACTTTTTCCATATGGACTTTTTTTATAGATTTAAAAAGCCCTATCTTAGGATATAAATTTACTGAAACTACTTCTTCAACAGTTGCCGGAAAACTAGAATTAAATGAAGATGTAGCTTTTTGAGCAACATACCCTACCCTTCCCCAATCTTTAAATTTTTCTATATCTTGTCCAAAAAGTTTTATTTTTCCCTTTTGCGGTTTTAAAAGACCAAGTATTAGTTTAATTAAAGTACTTTTAGCTGCTCCATTAGGTCCTACTATGCCTAAATAATCACCTTTAAAAACGTCTAAATTAATATTTTCCAATATTAATTTTTCATCATATCCAAAATATAAATCTTTTACTGTAACTATTTTTTCCATTTCCATTCTCTCCATTCAATTATTAATTACTATTAGTTACAAGTTCTAACTTGCAAATTTTAGAGTTATTCTTTTATGGTCTTTTAAATTTTTAATCCTCATTTCATCTATACAGTAAAAAATTTTTTTATACTATTTATTCCTTTAATCAAATAATCTATCCCCTTATATTTTATAGAAGGTTCTATTATTACTGGCTTATTTTCTTTTGCAATAATTTCTACTACTTTTTTGGTGTCAAATGCCCAACCATTCTTTTTTAATTGTTCTAAATGTGGAGCTATATGATGATATTTTTGATAAGATTTTGATTGGCTATATACTCCATCTCCTATAACAGTCCAAATGTGAAAGGCATCTGAACTACTTGCTAAAGCCTTTAAAGCCTTTGTAAAATCAAAATTATTCATTAAAGATGCAAAATATAAATGGCCTGTATCCAGTAGTATTCCAAGATTTTTATAATTTTTTATTGTATTTATCCAATCATTATAATCAAAAAAGTTTTTATTTGAACCAAAATATTCAAGATTTATTTTTACCTTGTACTTTTCTGCAATAGTATTTAATTGATTTAAAGAATATTTTAAAGTATCATTAAATTTTTTAGTATTACTCCATTTTGCAGATATTCCGGGAAAATGTAAAACATAATAATCTGCTGAATACTTCTTTAAATTTTGTAAATTATGTTCTAATAATTTAAAAGAAATTTCCCTTTTCTTTTCATCTTCATCAATAAAAAAAGCTGAAAAATAATCATATGGATACCAGTCTTCAATGTATACTGGAAGATGTATACTATATGGTATTTTAAGAATTTCAGCATCATTTACGTTTTCTATGAACTTTCTCAATTTATCTTTATATTCTTTTTCTTTGCCGAGCGAAATTTCCACTCTGCCAAGCCCAAGAGCAATAGCTTCTTTTATAGATATATTAACTACATTTACTCCTAAATTAATTAACCTTTCCAATTTACTACTCCTTTTATTTTAAAATTCATATTTTTCATTTCGAAAATTATATAATCTAACAATATTATATTATTATAATTTACCACTTGAAACAAATATAATGTATTAAATTTTAAAATTATATGTTCAAAGTAAAAGACAGCCCCTGTTAATATTATATAAGAGCTGCCTTTTACTCGGAATTTAATTTATTCATATTTTGGTGGTCTCACCCTCCTTCTATTAAAAAATCTTTTTCAATATTACTTTATTTAATCTTATAATTTTGTTAATCACTCCTTTAAATTATTTTTATATTATATATATACCTTCAATTTTAGAAAATAAACATGTAATTTAAAAATTTTTTGATATTTATAAAGTCGATTTTATATAATTAAATATTTCTCTAGGAATATTGATTTTAGAAGTTGCACTTATTGTACGAAAACCAGGTATTCCATTAACTTCACATACTAAAATTTCTTCTTCTCCGAACAATAAGTCTACTCCAGCTATTTCTAACCCCAAAGCTTTAGTACTTTCCACAGCTATTTTTTCTATACAACTATCTATATCATATGAAAATGCACTACCTCCTTGAGAATAATTAGACCTAAAATCTTTATTTGACTTTCTAAGAACTGAAGCTACAACCCTATTTCCTATTACATGAACTCTTATATCTCTTCCACAGCTAGTTTCTATATATTCTTGAAACAATATATTTTCCTTAACATTTTTTATTATATATTCAAACTCCTCTTTACTTTCAGCTAAAAAAACTCCTTCTCCTTTTGAACCATGTATTTCTTTAATAATTATTTTGCGTCCTAATTGTCTAGATAATTTTTCATAGGAAATACTATTATTTGAAGTAAATAATGTCTTTGGCATTTTTATATTTTTAATAGTTAATAATTGATGAGTATACCATTTATTTAGAGAATTAGATAATGCTGTAGAAGTATTATATGTCCTGACTCCCAAAAGTTCAAGCTGTTTTGCTATAGAAATGCAGTAGCTTCTCAATAAAACAAATGTGGGAATATCTTTAAATTTATTTTGATATAAAATTTTTAAGCCTTCATTATCACAAATCAAATCTATATCTTCTTCAAATAAAATCTCTACATTTAATCCTGCCTTTTTTGCTTCTTCTATCATCCAATCAAATGCATTATCTTTTGGGTCAGGTCTTATACTTTTTTTAGAATAAATTATCCATCCATGATTTCTATTCATTAAAATATCCCTCACTAAAAATTTTTTTAGATTCACCTATCAATGCTTGTGTACCAACTATACATAATATATCATTTTTATTCAAACTTTTTATAGTAGCAATAACTGCTTTTTTAAAAATTTCTTCATATTTTATGACTACATCATTTTCTTTTATACAATATAATTTTTGTTCATCTGTAAACTTTAGATGAGTATTCTTTGGTCTAGTCAGTATTATTTTATCAGCTATTTTTCTTAATTCTTCTACTACACCCTTGTAATCCTTTGTATCAGGTATTCCGATAATAAAATATTTCATTTCTACTTTTAAATTTTCAATCATTTTTTTTAAATATTTAGCACATTCTCTATTTATACAACCATCTAAAATAACTAATGGTGCTTTTTTTACTATCTCCGTACATCCTTGCCAACTTAATGAATTTAAAGCTATTTGAAGTTTATTTTTATTAATTTTCCCCAATATTTCTTCACATAGTTTTACACCAAGACATGTATTATAAACATTAAACTCTCCATATACAGGTATATAAATATCTTTGTAGTATTGTCTTTTTGTTTTAATATCAAATTTTATTCCAAAACTATCTTGAACAATATTTAAAGCTTTAAAATCTCTATTGTAAGTATAAACTTTAACACTTTTTTCATATGCAATATTATTAATAATTCTATTTACACTGTCATACTGCTCAGCAATAAATACAGCTTTATGGTTTTTATGAATTATACCAGCCTTGTTATAGGCAACTTCCTCAAGTGTATTACCTAACTGTGGATAATGCTCTAAAAATACTTTATTTATAACTGAATACTCACTATTAATCACTGCTACATCATCGTATCTAGCACCTCTTCCACATTCCAATATATTTATATCTGTATTATTATCTTTAAAATACATTAGTGCTATAGCAGCACCTATTCCAACAGGTCCAAAATATTGACTTTCACCTGCATTTTTTTCAATTTCTAAGGCTAAAGGTTCTATTATATTTGCATACTTAATCAATTCTTCATCTGATATAGATTTATCATTTATTTTTATTCTTTCATTATATTTTGTTAAGTGTGGACTAGTATAGACACCTACTTTTAATCCATGTTTTTCTA
The nucleotide sequence above comes from Caminicella sporogenes DSM 14501. Encoded proteins:
- a CDS encoding ATP-grasp domain-containing protein, with the protein product MNRNHGWIIYSKKSIRPDPKDNAFDWMIEEAKKAGLNVEILFEEDIDLICDNEGLKILYQNKFKDIPTFVLLRSYCISIAKQLELLGVRTYNTSTALSNSLNKWYTHQLLTIKNIKMPKTLFTSNNSISYEKLSRQLGRKIIIKEIHGSKGEGVFLAESKEEFEYIIKNVKENILFQEYIETSCGRDIRVHVIGNRVVASVLRKSNKDFRSNYSQGGSAFSYDIDSCIEKIAVESTKALGLEIAGVDLLFGEEEILVCEVNGIPGFRTISATSKINIPREIFNYIKSTL
- a CDS encoding TIM barrel protein yields the protein MERLINLGVNVVNISIKEAIALGLGRVEISLGKEKEYKDKLRKFIENVNDAEILKIPYSIHLPVYIEDWYPYDYFSAFFIDEDEKKREISFKLLEHNLQNLKKYSADYYVLHFPGISAKWSNTKKFNDTLKYSLNQLNTIAEKYKVKINLEYFGSNKNFFDYNDWINTIKNYKNLGILLDTGHLYFASLMNNFDFTKALKALASSSDAFHIWTVIGDGVYSQSKSYQKYHHIAPHLEQLKKNGWAFDTKKVVEIIAKENKPVIIEPSIKYKGIDYLIKGINSIKKFFTV
- a CDS encoding FeoB small GTPase domain-containing protein, whose translation is MGLTCQSCGRRGLKKRFNIKCNDEFVIALAGNPNVGKSTVFNALTGLKQHTGNWPGKTVVNTRGHFYFKNKKFVLMDLPGTYSLLANSVEEEVARDFICFGKPDATIVVADATCLERNLNLVLQVMELTDNVILCINLIDEAERKGIFIDIKYLEKELGVPVVATVAREGKGLNNLMERVYNVALGIEIPNPKKVIYSPDIEKAVEKIAPKIDEILKGKLSSRWVALRIIDGDKSILNSINEYIYGKKTIEIVGSRDIHD
- a CDS encoding nucleoside recognition domain-containing protein, giving the protein MEKRQLRLWEVGIYMINQKVGEYEKLLQIFQIAENMQDSRLSDSIIKDIYSNAKAIAKKVVIQKNQNRLEFDKKVDDLLTSKIFGFPIMLLMLGIVFWITIVGANYPSTILAKLLFGIEERLSIFFIAVKVPNWLHDILILGMYRTLAWVVSVMLPPMAIFFPLFTLLEDLGYLPRVAFNLDKLFKKAGAHGKQALTMCMGFGCNAAGVTACRIIESPRERLIAILTNNFVPCNGRFPTLIALATIFIGKNVASKFSSILAALFVSLLVVFGIAITLVISKILTKTILKGIPSSFTLELPPYRKPQIGRIIYTSFIDRTIFVLSRAVVVAAPAGLIIWILANIKIGNINILNHIAAFIDPFAREIGLDGFILMAFIVGLPANEIVIPIIIMSYMSQGAMLELDSLTEMKKLFIENGWNWLTALNVMLFSLLHFPCGTTLWTIKKETGSIKWSILAVLIPTFTAIAVCFIVTKTVMFLGLV
- a CDS encoding CotS family spore coat protein, whose protein sequence is MVDKVIKRFGLKIKKYTFLNFGILVDTDEGNFILKKINLTESRILFLHGVKEYLARRGFPYTDRYFLSKGKPYVKYKDDIYVMIKLINGKKCSYFNDIEIKKASRTLGRFHNASKGYTEGKEFQENSNLGKWPKIFLDRCDDFIYIKNLINMKTNKTYIDKLFLENVERIYNMSMECAKQLQKNKYFEVVENEGKYNFLCHNNYNFNNVIIDNNHICNIINFDYCKFELRCFDLASFIMSNIIRFNWDFDRALKILEWYNDVRLISKDELKIMACIFQFPYEFWRLANCYYYEKYISCDLYYYINFKRAVKNIDLQNKFLEKYYKEFI
- a CDS encoding metal ABC transporter ATP-binding protein, whose translation is MEKIVTVKDLYFGYDEKLILENINLDVFKGDYLGIVGPNGAAKSTLIKLILGLLKPQKGKIKLFGQDIEKFKDWGRVGYVAQKATSSFNSSFPATVEEVVSVNLYPKIGLFKSIKKVHMEKVYDVLKIVGMDKFGKRLIGNLSGGQQQKVFIARTLVSEPEIIFLDEPTVGIDINSQLEFYDLLERLNKEMKITIVMISHDIGVITEKVSRVACMGSGKLIVHNSCCNVPFKDVLSRFYGEKMKLLIHHHNH
- a CDS encoding metal ABC transporter permease codes for the protein MEILQYGFMQRALLAGVVVGILCPLIGIFIVLRRMSLIGDSLSHIALSGVAAGILTGVYPLTMALIFSIFAALGIEKLRKNYREYVELSIAIILSAGIGLAVVLISLSKSLNVDLFGYLFGSITAVMPADIWVILVLGLFIILIVKFLYKELFYISFDEISAKLAGVPVNYINLLFIVLVASTITLSMRIVGILLVSSLMIIPVATSLQIAKSFKHVIFYSIVFAEISVISGIIISFYLELASGGTIVIISVLILLLVLFIKKINKNRLKRKVENGYS
- a CDS encoding FeoA family protein; the encoded protein is MKKYNKEDKILLSEVSVGSKVKVVTLHSNGLLRRRMMDLGFIPDGIVEVVRKSPLGDPIAYKIQGAQIALREEEAEQIEVEILD
- a CDS encoding bifunctional folylpolyglutamate synthase/dihydrofolate synthase, with protein sequence MFKSCEEVIDFIYSSYMNKKDKIDKNLNDKFTRNPYFTRKLIDELGEIDKFQRNILVTGSKGKGSICRITAKILEKHGLKVGVYTSPHLTKYNERIKINDKSISDEELIKYANIIEPLALEIEKNAGESQYFGPVGIGAAIALMYFKDNNTDINILECGRGARYDDVAVINSEYSVINKVFLEHYPQLGNTLEEVAYNKAGIIHKNHKAVFIAEQYDSVNRIINNIAYEKSVKVYTYNRDFKALNIVQDSFGIKFDIKTKRQYYKDIYIPVYGEFNVYNTCLGVKLCEEILGKINKNKLQIALNSLSWQGCTEIVKKAPLVILDGCINRECAKYLKKMIENLKVEMKYFIIGIPDTKDYKGVVEELRKIADKIILTRPKNTHLKFTDEQKLYCIKENDVVIKYEEIFKKAVIATIKSLNKNDILCIVGTQALIGESKKIFSEGYFNE
- a CDS encoding glycosyltransferase family A protein, translating into MIYTIVPVRNEENSIESTLKMLLKTKTDKVLILLNGSTDNTLNKLSKICSDKIELICFNKPLGLDVPRAIGAYFAYKEKASAFIFVDGDMKGDISSNINDIIIDISKNKVDMALTNCYPHLYRNNNLSKVLLAFRKQFNIELGIFNKIGYAIPSHGPHGISKKLLETVGFKSIAVPPISLALAVKNGLNIKISTEIPNYKLGSNIKDEFHAKQIAKTIIGDCIEALSIYRDEKARRGFNDTVFLGYHKNRRFDILEFIINAELKN